Below is a genomic region from Demequina sp..
GAGTACGACCTCCCGACGTCCCCGCCAAGCACCTCGACGGTCGCGTACCGAGTGTTCGGCGACGGCCGCGTAGAGGTGCACGTGACCCTGGATCCTGGCGAGGGGCTGCTCGCTCCGCCGGAGTTCGGGTTCCCCATCACCGTGGACGCGAGCGTGCGCCGTTGGCGCTGGTACGGCGACGGTCCGCATGAGTCCTACGCGGACCGTCGGGGCTCGGCGCGGCTCGGGGTGTGGGAGGCCGACGTGCACGATGCGCTCACGCCCTATGTCCGTCCGCAGGAATCGGGAAGCCGCACGGGCGTGCGGTGGGCCGAGGTCGTTGACGACCACGGCGTCGGCCTGCGTTTCGAGTGTGCCGAGGGGATGGAGTTCTCGGCGCTGCCCTGGACCCCGCACGAGGTCGAGAACGCGCTGCACCCCAACGAGCTGCCGCCGATTCACCGCACCACGGTGCGTCCCGCGCTCGCGCGCAGGGGAGTGGGCGGCGACAACTCGTGGGGCGCCATGACACACCCCGAGTTCGAGCTCCCGACGGGACCGCTGAGCTTCCGTTTCAGCTTCCAGGGGGTGCAGGGAAGGTAAGTCACCCTGCGCGTTGGTCGCCCTGCGACTCGCTCCGCTGTGTGCTTGGCTTGGCGCATGGGTGTTCTGGACAAGTTCTCGCTGGCCGGCAGGCGCGCTCTCGTGACCGGTGGAAACAGGGGCCTCGGATTCGAACAGGTGGTCGCGCTGCGCGAGGCGGGCGCGGACGTGATGTTCGTGTCGCGGGACGCCGAAGTCAATGCGCAGGCCATCGCGGAGATGGGCAGCCCCGCGGGGGTCACCGCGCTCGCGGCGGACATCACCGAGAGCGGGGCCCCGGAGCGCGTGGTCGCGGCCGCCGTCGAGGCGCTCGGCGGCCTCGACATCCTCGTCAACAACGCGGGCGCGTGCTTCCACAACGCGTCCGTAGACGTCACCGACGACGAGTGGGACACCGTCATGGACCTCAACGTCAAGGCGGTCTTCAAGCTGAGCGTCGCGGCGTACCCTCACCTGGCAGAGAGCGGTGTGGGCAGCATCGTCAACATCGGCTCAATGTCCGGAGCGATCGTCAACCGCCCGCAGTGGCAGCCCGCGTACAACGCGTCCAAGGCCGCCGTGCACCACCTGACGAGATCGCTGGCCGCGGAGTGGGCGCCGGCCGGCATCCGCGTGAATGCCGTGGCACCCGGCTACGTCGCCACCGAGATGACGCCGCTGCACAGGCCGGAGTTCAAGCGCTATTGGATCGAGGACGCGCCCATGCAGCGCGCGGCAACCGCCGACGAGATCGCGCCCACCGTGGTGTTTCTCGCGAGCCCCGCCGCGAGCTTCATCACCGGATCGGTGCTCACCGTGGACGGTGGCTACTCGGTCTTCTAGCTGAGGACCTCTTCGAACAGCGCCGTGAGCGCGGGCTTGGGTCGAGCACCGACGACCGACTTCACGAGCTCTCCCGACTTGAAGAAGTTCATGGTCGGAATCGACGTGACGCCATACGCCATGGCGAGGTTGGGGTTCTCGTCCGTGTCCACCTTCACGATCTTGAGCTTGCCCGCATACTCCTCGGCGAGCTCGTCAAGAATGGGCGCGACCGCGCGGCACGGGCCGCACCAGGTGGCCCAGAAGTCCACGACCACGGGAACGTCGGAGTGGATGACCTCCGCCTGGAAGGTGTCCTCGGTGGCGGTCACGGGCGACGTCGCCACCTCGGCGACCACCGCGGGGTCGGTCACCGCGCCGGTCTCGACCCCAGCGGCAGCCTCGTCGGCAACGGCAGCCGCCTCAGCGTCGGCCAGTTCGTCGAGGAAGTGCTGCGCGTCGAGCGCGGCGGCGCAACCGGACCCCGCCGCCGTGATGGCCTGGCGGTAGCGGCTGTCCACGAGGTCGCCGCACGCGAACACCCCGCGCACATTCGTGGCCGTCGTGCGCCCGTCGACGAGCACGTAGCCCGCCGCGTCGGTGTCGATCACGCCCTTCACGAGCTCGTTGCGCGGCTCGTGGCCGATGGCCACAAACAGGCCGGTAGCAGGAAGAACGCTCTCATCTCCCGTGACGCGGTTGCGGATCCGCACGCCAGCGAGCTTGATGTCGCCGTCGAGGCCGACGACCTCCGAGTTCCACACGAACTCGATCTTGGGGTCAGCGGCGGCGCGGTCGGCCATGATCTTGGACGCGCGCAGCTCATCGCGGCGGTGCACAAGGTAGACCTTGGACGCGAAGCGCGTGAGGAACGTCGCCTCCTCGACCGCGGAGTCACCGCCGCCAACGACAACGACCTCCTGGTCGCGGAAGAAGAAGCCGTCGCACGTGGCGCACCAGCTGACGCCCTTGCCGCTGAGTCGCTTCTCGTCCTCGAGGCCCAGCTCGCGATACGCGGAGCCCATGGCCAGGATCACGGACTTCGCCGAGAACTCCTTGCCGACGCCGGTCTTCACGGTCTTGATGTCGCCCTCGAGGGACGCCTCCACCACATCGTCAAGGAGCACCTCGGCGCCGAACCGCTGCGCCTGCGCCTGGAGCGTCTCCATGAGCTCGGGCCCCTGGATGCCCTCGACGAAGCCGGGGAAGTTCTCCACCTCCGTGGTGTTCATGAGCGCGCCACCGGCGGTGATGGAGCCGGCGATGACGAGCGGCTGAAGGCCCGCGCGCGCGGCGTAGATCGCCGCGGTGTAGCCGGCGGGTCCGGAGCCGATGATGATGACGTTGCGGGTGTCGCTCACTGATGCTTCCTCACGATTGGTGTGGCTTGGTAACAGATCGTAGGGGTCCGATGTTCCCGCGGCGAACCACTCACGGGCCGTAGGAGTACGTGGGGTACACGCCCGGATTCCCGGTGTTGCCGTCTTGGCCGAATCCCTGCGACAGCGTGGCGAACGCGATGAACGCGAGGGCGAAGAGCCCGCCGACCAGGAGCACCAGGAGGAAGGGCGTCGCGTTGATGGGTCCGCCGTTGATAGCTCGGTCCTGAGCCCGCTCAAGACGCCTGGTAATTCCCCTAGAACGGGGCCAGCGCGCGTGGAGGCGCCCGTAGATCAGCTCGGGGAGGGTCGGCTTGGCGACGGCGACCTGCTCATCGACCATCGCCTCGAATGTGAGTATGTCGTGGAGGTCCTCGAGCTCCTCCGCGGGCGCGGCGACGTCAACGGGCTCCCCAGCCACCACGAGAGGAATCGAGCCGCTCACCGCTTCGGCCTCGACCTCGGCCTTGACGAGCGTCTCGCGGGTGATGGTGAGGCCCGCGGTCACGCGCGGGCCGGTGAACGCCCTCTTGGCCGCCTCGACACGGTCCCTCTTGCGCTTCTTCTCCGCCTCCGCCGCCTTGGTGAGCGAGAGCGGAAGCGAGTCCACCCCCGCAGGGAGGTTGCGGAGCTTGCGAGTATCGAACGCGCCGAGCGTGTCGATGAGGTCGGTCAGAGTGCTGAAGCCCTTGCCGGCGATGACGCGCTCGCACAGGGCCCTGGCATCCGCGGAGGTCGCGGGAGGAATGTC
It encodes:
- the trxA gene encoding thioredoxin, which encodes MTDPAVVAEVATSPVTATEDTFQAEVIHSDVPVVVDFWATWCGPCRAVAPILDELAEEYAGKLKIVKVDTDENPNLAMAYGVTSIPTMNFFKSGELVKSVVGARPKPALTALFEEVLS
- a CDS encoding SDR family oxidoreductase; protein product: MGVLDKFSLAGRRALVTGGNRGLGFEQVVALREAGADVMFVSRDAEVNAQAIAEMGSPAGVTALAADITESGAPERVVAAAVEALGGLDILVNNAGACFHNASVDVTDDEWDTVMDLNVKAVFKLSVAAYPHLAESGVGSIVNIGSMSGAIVNRPQWQPAYNASKAAVHHLTRSLAAEWAPAGIRVNAVAPGYVATEMTPLHRPEFKRYWIEDAPMQRAATADEIAPTVVFLASPAASFITGSVLTVDGGYSVF